In Synechococcus sp. UW69, the following are encoded in one genomic region:
- the pseF gene encoding pseudaminic acid cytidylyltransferase translates to MGIPMKQSIAILPARGGSKRIPKKNIKEFCGMPIIYWSVKAAFESMCFDEIIVSTDCEEISEYSKSLGINVPFVRPKHFSDDHSTTREVINHAIDYLDSTNKDYNLICCIYPTAALAIPEDIRIAKEMLQQNQFNNVVFPATNFSYPVERSFRINNNKEAEMMFPEYFNTRSQDLQSCYHDAGQFYWAEKDTWLKKENLFDGSTPLIIPNYRVQDIDNEEDWIRAEIMAKSLGQTNESFKHFSLHK, encoded by the coding sequence ATGGGCATTCCTATGAAACAAAGTATTGCAATACTACCTGCCAGAGGAGGAAGTAAAAGAATTCCCAAGAAAAATATTAAAGAATTTTGTGGAATGCCAATAATCTATTGGTCAGTGAAGGCAGCTTTTGAATCAATGTGTTTTGATGAAATAATCGTAAGTACTGATTGCGAAGAAATTTCTGAATATTCAAAATCATTAGGTATTAATGTGCCATTCGTCAGACCAAAGCATTTCTCTGACGATCATTCAACTACACGAGAAGTGATAAACCATGCGATAGATTATCTTGATTCTACAAATAAAGATTACAATTTGATTTGTTGTATCTATCCAACTGCAGCCCTGGCAATACCGGAGGATATAAGGATTGCCAAGGAGATGCTGCAACAAAATCAATTTAATAATGTGGTTTTTCCGGCTACAAATTTTTCATATCCTGTCGAAAGATCGTTTAGAATCAATAACAACAAAGAAGCTGAGATGATGTTTCCAGAGTATTTTAATACTAGAAGCCAAGATCTACAGAGCTGTTACCATGATGCGGGTCAATTTTACTGGGCAGAAAAAGATACGTGGTTAAAGAAAGAAAATCTATTTGATGGTTCTACACCATTAATTATTCCTAATTATAGAGTGCAAGACATTGATAATGAAGAGGATTGGATAAGAGCAGAGATAATGGCCAAAAGCCTCGGTCAAACAAATGAATCATTTAAACATTTTTCACTTCACAAATAA
- the pseC gene encoding UDP-4-amino-4,6-dideoxy-N-acetyl-beta-L-altrosamine transaminase, translated as MNEWIPYGKHAITDQDIEYVVQALKSETITQGPRAEMFERGIAETCGSKYGVTFNSATSALHAANIALGVKKGDIVWTSTISFVASANCAIYCGADVDFIDCDINTGLISLKELGVKLENASKINKLPKVIIPVHLGGSSCDMREMSELSEIYGFHIIEDASHAIGSTYDGEPVGNCRYSDITVFSFHPVKIITSGEGGCAVTNNVDIKNKLSTIRSHGIKRSNFEFESPGDWYYEMQSVGFNYRMNDLQASLGLSQLERLQKIIRERRRQIQVYKDLITDIKEIRIITEPIYSKSCYHLAIIQIMNITKRNHSKLFKYMRENGIGVQLHYWPIHLQPFYRKLGFQEGDFPNAETYSTTSFSIPLYPGLTGDSQKKVVQVLGTGLGTI; from the coding sequence ATGAACGAGTGGATTCCATATGGCAAGCATGCCATTACTGACCAAGATATCGAATATGTCGTCCAAGCCTTAAAGAGTGAAACAATAACTCAAGGGCCTCGAGCCGAAATGTTTGAAAGAGGAATTGCAGAGACTTGTGGGAGCAAATATGGTGTGACATTTAATAGTGCAACAAGCGCACTTCACGCAGCAAATATAGCATTAGGGGTAAAAAAAGGAGATATTGTATGGACAAGTACGATCAGTTTTGTTGCAAGCGCAAATTGTGCAATCTATTGTGGAGCTGATGTAGATTTTATAGATTGCGATATAAATACTGGGTTGATTTCACTTAAAGAACTAGGTGTTAAGTTAGAAAATGCTAGTAAAATTAATAAACTTCCAAAAGTCATAATACCAGTGCATTTGGGTGGCTCATCCTGCGACATGCGTGAGATGTCAGAATTGTCAGAGATATATGGATTTCACATAATCGAAGATGCAAGCCATGCGATTGGTAGTACATATGATGGTGAACCTGTTGGGAATTGCAGATATAGCGATATAACAGTATTTAGTTTTCATCCCGTAAAGATAATAACATCTGGAGAAGGCGGGTGTGCTGTCACAAACAACGTAGACATTAAAAACAAATTATCAACAATAAGATCACATGGTATAAAAAGAAGTAATTTTGAATTCGAAAGTCCAGGTGATTGGTACTATGAAATGCAGTCAGTTGGTTTCAACTATAGAATGAATGATTTACAAGCTTCTTTAGGCTTGAGCCAATTAGAAAGGCTTCAAAAGATAATACGAGAACGAAGGAGACAGATCCAAGTTTACAAAGATCTAATAACAGACATCAAGGAGATAAGAATAATCACGGAACCAATATACAGCAAAAGCTGTTACCACCTTGCAATTATTCAGATAATGAATATCACAAAGAGAAATCATTCAAAGCTATTTAAATACATGAGAGAAAATGGAATTGGAGTACAACTTCACTATTGGCCAATTCATCTACAACCCTTTTACAGAAAACTTGGGTTCCAAGAAGGAGATTTTCCTAATGCAGAAACATATTCAACAACCAGTTTTAGTATTCCATTATATCCAGGCTTAACTGGAGATTCCCAAAAAAAAGTAGTGCAAGTACTTGGAACAGGTCTAGGAACTATATGA
- the hisH gene encoding imidazole glycerol phosphate synthase subunit HisH: MIYIVPFNFCNLQSIYAYMHKSNHDYLPFTSDVSLQDEDVIIIPGVGTFAEGMKFLQQQEFTKKIVNHFLRGNKIIGICLGMQLFFQHSEESPNIEGLSIIEGSVTKLKKDSISRIPHLGWNEMSLNTSSGDQIFDDLVKAKDFYFVHSYECCPSNKNLIIASVLAENHHEITAIVKSRMTFGLQFHPEKSGPAGFKLLHSIINNS; the protein is encoded by the coding sequence ATGATTTACATAGTTCCCTTTAATTTCTGCAACCTTCAAAGTATATATGCATATATGCACAAATCAAATCACGACTATTTGCCATTTACAAGTGATGTATCTTTGCAAGATGAAGACGTGATTATAATACCTGGTGTTGGAACATTTGCTGAAGGAATGAAATTCCTTCAGCAGCAGGAATTTACTAAGAAAATCGTAAATCATTTTCTGAGAGGAAATAAAATTATTGGAATTTGTCTAGGCATGCAACTGTTCTTTCAGCATAGTGAAGAATCGCCAAATATCGAAGGTTTATCAATTATTGAAGGATCCGTGACTAAATTAAAAAAAGATTCGATTTCAAGAATTCCCCATCTAGGTTGGAATGAAATGAGCTTAAATACCAGTTCTGGTGATCAGATATTTGATGATTTGGTGAAGGCAAAAGACTTTTATTTTGTTCATAGTTATGAGTGTTGTCCTTCCAATAAAAATCTAATTATAGCTAGTGTATTAGCTGAAAATCACCATGAAATAACTGCGATTGTAAAATCAAGAATGACTTTTGGTTTACAGTTTCATCCAGAGAAAAGTGGGCCTGCCGGCTTCAAACTCTTGCACTCCATAATTAACAACTCATGA
- a CDS encoding class I SAM-dependent methyltransferase gives MKSTQDQKALHASRQREVDEFEKYFSEFLSSINCEVDRVDIGCPKCGKKNNTLFSKNGGQYSHCNDCNIVYLNNYFVSDILNKFYINYPSNTQSWHEKEIDFYKNIFTAGSTMIEEFCNQSQIDVLDIGCSTGLFLKVFSDVSTIRAKTFGIEPNIKESNFALSQGINIIGSSIGEVNRSFDVITLWDVLEHIPDPIAYIKNIKANLKPGGLLFIQIPTCDSLSARVLREHCNMFDGIEHLTLFGIRGIQETLEFCGFEILKIRTVIDDSFAITNYMNYDNPYNPQYTSHSKINDLFSSDIILENNLGYKIQVVSRVK, from the coding sequence TTGAAAAGCACACAAGATCAAAAAGCATTGCATGCTTCAAGGCAAAGAGAAGTCGATGAATTCGAAAAATATTTTTCTGAATTTTTATCCTCAATTAATTGTGAGGTAGATAGAGTTGATATTGGATGTCCGAAATGTGGAAAGAAAAATAACACACTTTTTTCAAAAAATGGTGGTCAATACTCTCATTGCAATGACTGCAATATAGTATATTTAAACAATTACTTTGTCTCAGATATACTCAACAAATTTTACATTAATTACCCATCAAATACCCAGAGCTGGCATGAAAAAGAGATAGATTTTTATAAGAACATATTTACTGCCGGCTCTACTATGATAGAAGAATTTTGTAATCAGTCTCAAATAGACGTGCTTGATATAGGTTGTAGCACTGGATTATTTTTAAAAGTATTTTCCGATGTTTCAACTATTAGAGCCAAAACATTTGGTATTGAGCCAAATATTAAAGAAAGTAATTTTGCGTTATCGCAAGGAATAAATATTATTGGCTCATCAATAGGTGAAGTGAATAGGAGTTTTGATGTAATTACTTTATGGGATGTACTAGAACACATTCCAGACCCAATCGCATATATTAAAAATATTAAAGCTAATTTAAAGCCTGGAGGTCTTTTGTTTATACAAATTCCGACTTGTGACTCTCTATCAGCGAGAGTTCTCCGAGAACATTGTAATATGTTTGATGGCATTGAACATCTAACTTTATTTGGAATACGTGGTATTCAGGAGACGCTTGAATTTTGTGGTTTCGAAATTCTAAAAATTCGAACTGTTATAGATGACAGCTTTGCAATCACTAATTATATGAACTATGACAATCCTTATAATCCACAATACACCTCACACTCGAAGATAAATGATTTATTCTCATCCGATATAATTTTAGAAAACAATCTAGGCTATAAAATCCAAGTTGTATCAAGAGTAAAATGA
- a CDS encoding N-acetyl sugar amidotransferase, whose product MYPETKPSLRFNSEGICSACQWYERKQSNNFYTQNKQSDLIDLIKSNKVNPNYDCIIPVSGGKDSTYQVWKIKQLGLNPLCVTAPTDLLTDLGRQNLENCKNMGVDHIEFTVNKDVRKKINRYALETVGDIQWPEHVLIFTIPIHASVMFEIPIIIWGENSVREYGAGRIEDENFGVTFDRQYLEENCGFNGLRVTDLIDCLDLNPCHLALYEYPESTKVENINTKGIFLDDYFPWNGMTNQFIAQAQGFTVSSNNILGTLSNSENLDNYFHGIHDYLKFLKYGFSRSTDMACNWIRRGLLTREEAIKLIEGNDGIYPFKYLDKDLEDILSTIDMSVKEFDKICDDFTNYSLFETDANSNLVLKHKSPVLKHPISL is encoded by the coding sequence TTGTATCCTGAAACAAAGCCAAGTCTCAGATTTAACTCTGAAGGTATCTGTTCAGCTTGCCAATGGTATGAAAGAAAACAATCTAATAACTTTTATACTCAAAACAAACAATCCGATTTAATCGATTTAATCAAATCTAACAAAGTAAATCCTAATTATGATTGTATTATCCCTGTTTCTGGTGGGAAAGATAGCACTTATCAAGTATGGAAAATCAAGCAATTAGGGCTTAATCCACTATGTGTAACAGCTCCGACAGATTTACTGACAGATTTAGGTAGACAAAATTTAGAAAACTGTAAGAATATGGGTGTTGATCACATTGAGTTTACGGTGAATAAGGATGTTAGAAAAAAAATAAATCGTTATGCATTGGAAACTGTTGGAGACATTCAGTGGCCTGAGCATGTTCTTATATTTACAATACCAATTCATGCCTCTGTAATGTTTGAAATACCAATTATTATTTGGGGTGAAAATTCTGTGAGAGAATATGGTGCGGGGCGTATTGAAGATGAAAATTTTGGTGTAACATTTGACAGACAATATTTGGAAGAAAACTGTGGGTTTAATGGTCTGAGAGTTACTGATTTAATTGATTGTCTTGATCTTAATCCGTGCCACTTAGCTCTATACGAATATCCAGAATCAACAAAAGTTGAGAATATTAATACCAAAGGGATTTTTCTCGATGATTATTTCCCATGGAATGGGATGACTAATCAGTTTATAGCACAAGCTCAAGGTTTTACTGTAAGCTCAAATAACATACTAGGTACATTAAGTAACTCTGAAAATCTAGATAATTACTTTCATGGAATTCATGATTACCTTAAATTTCTTAAATATGGATTTAGCCGTTCGACAGACATGGCCTGTAATTGGATTAGACGAGGTTTATTAACTCGAGAAGAGGCAATAAAACTTATTGAAGGAAACGACGGAATATATCCATTTAAGTATCTTGACAAGGATTTAGAAGATATACTTTCTACAATTGACATGTCTGTTAAAGAGTTCGACAAAATTTGTGATGACTTTACTAATTATTCACTGTTTGAAACTGATGCTAACTCAAATCTTGTTCTTAAGCACAAATCTCCAGTACTAAAGCATCCTATTTCTCTATGA
- a CDS encoding DegT/DnrJ/EryC1/StrS aminotransferase family protein produces MKQVHRTANPLACEGGSKLIEAPFKKYNSIGSEEVQAANRVLNSGCLSAFVGGKGQYFLGGEEIIQLEEDAKDYFRVRNVIAVNSWTSGLIACVGAIGIEPGDEIIVPTWTMAATATCVLHWNAIPVFADIDPQTFNIDPRSIEEKITKRTKAVIAVDIFGQSCNIKRIREITDKNNITLITDTAQSPGAISGDSYAGTNSDIGGFSLNYHKHIHCGEGGLIITNDDKLAERTRLIRNHGEAVIESNNPHELKNIIGYNFRLGEIEAAIAREQLKKLSSIVIRRQEIAGKLNVGLANLKGLKLPYIDKEQTHVYYVYGLLLELDKLKRDRNWIYKALEAEGVQGLMKGYANIHLLPIFQNKIAYGTNGFPWNESDIDYKKGICPVAERYHDEEFLGLQLCMYEFENSEINQLIEAFQKVWAFL; encoded by the coding sequence ATGAAACAAGTGCACCGAACAGCCAACCCTCTGGCATGCGAGGGAGGTTCAAAATTAATTGAGGCGCCCTTTAAAAAGTACAACTCAATTGGGAGTGAAGAGGTACAAGCAGCAAACAGAGTCTTAAATTCTGGATGTTTGTCAGCTTTTGTTGGCGGTAAAGGTCAATATTTCTTGGGTGGCGAAGAAATTATTCAACTTGAAGAAGACGCAAAAGATTATTTTAGAGTAAGGAATGTGATCGCAGTAAATTCATGGACATCGGGATTAATCGCTTGTGTCGGAGCAATTGGTATTGAGCCTGGGGATGAAATAATAGTGCCTACTTGGACTATGGCCGCTACAGCGACATGCGTATTACATTGGAATGCAATCCCGGTATTCGCAGATATAGATCCTCAAACATTTAATATTGATCCAAGATCAATTGAAGAAAAAATAACTAAACGTACAAAAGCTGTAATAGCTGTAGATATTTTTGGGCAGAGTTGCAACATAAAAAGGATTAGGGAGATAACCGATAAAAACAACATAACCCTGATCACAGATACTGCCCAATCACCAGGTGCGATCAGTGGTGACTCTTATGCAGGGACAAATTCAGATATTGGAGGATTTAGTTTAAATTATCACAAACATATCCATTGTGGAGAAGGTGGATTAATCATAACAAATGACGATAAATTAGCAGAAAGAACAAGGTTAATCAGAAATCATGGTGAGGCAGTTATTGAGTCGAACAATCCACATGAGCTGAAAAATATCATAGGTTATAATTTTCGTCTTGGTGAAATTGAAGCAGCAATTGCTAGAGAGCAGTTAAAAAAACTTTCATCAATAGTAATTAGAAGACAAGAGATAGCAGGAAAACTGAATGTAGGACTAGCAAACTTAAAAGGGTTAAAGCTTCCGTATATAGATAAGGAACAAACGCATGTTTACTATGTATATGGATTACTATTAGAACTAGATAAATTAAAGAGAGACAGGAATTGGATCTATAAAGCATTGGAAGCGGAAGGTGTACAAGGATTAATGAAGGGGTATGCCAATATTCATCTTTTACCAATCTTTCAAAATAAAATTGCTTATGGTACTAATGGATTTCCATGGAACGAGAGTGATATTGATTACAAGAAGGGTATATGTCCAGTAGCTGAAAGATATCATGACGAAGAATTTCTAGGGCTTCAGCTATGTATGTATGAGTTTGAGAATAGTGAAATTAATCAGCTGATTGAGGCATTCCAAAAGGTATGGGCATTCCTATGA
- a CDS encoding surface carbohydrate biosynthesis protein, with amino-acid sequence MVVCLPCEMSLRELDAKLLLGVRLSSEYSNDVIIGYDKYFTHVLNTVGPVCLLEKSVSSIMYNGRISPVKKLGGKVIVSDEEGFNNLGVRDTETWLARVDPRAVKDIDVYACWGKRDKNFFGKIPELSKKMEILGNCRSDLLNHIGRRYYRSEIEGLKSNFGDFIFISDNFGIELYGLNKLPNYNISKEKNHVIQKEYKQWMEHEGIEKREYFKEILVKTIEQLKSVQFIIRPHPATDPSFWYENFGKYPNCHIIRKGPVEPWIHASRCVVTMGCTVGTQSLLAGTPLIEIISPDGKQHGTASHLINEKALNSSELSNYIKLFLKDGLRQKHDKQMLEESWQNTQISSTECFSKIINRLSSSIPKPKAKFTPGPFLFDNAKWNYVPTLQEIKSKADQASMAMGLPFINVNKVSTGVWHLTPLPT; translated from the coding sequence ATGGTAGTTTGCCTTCCTTGCGAAATGTCGCTTCGAGAACTTGATGCTAAATTACTTCTGGGCGTTAGGCTCAGTTCGGAATACTCAAATGATGTTATAATTGGATATGATAAATACTTCACCCATGTACTAAATACCGTTGGGCCTGTATGTCTTCTAGAAAAAAGTGTTAGCTCAATTATGTATAACGGAAGAATTTCTCCAGTAAAGAAACTTGGCGGTAAAGTTATTGTTTCTGATGAAGAAGGCTTTAATAATTTAGGCGTACGAGATACTGAAACATGGTTAGCAAGAGTAGATCCGCGTGCAGTAAAAGATATAGATGTCTACGCATGTTGGGGCAAAAGAGATAAGAATTTTTTCGGGAAAATTCCAGAATTGAGCAAAAAGATGGAAATCTTAGGTAATTGTAGATCAGATTTGCTCAATCATATTGGAAGACGATATTATCGCAGTGAAATTGAAGGTTTAAAGTCGAATTTTGGAGATTTTATTTTTATAAGTGACAACTTTGGAATTGAACTGTACGGCTTGAATAAATTACCAAATTATAATATATCTAAAGAAAAAAATCATGTTATTCAGAAGGAATATAAGCAATGGATGGAGCATGAGGGAATTGAAAAGAGAGAGTATTTTAAAGAAATTCTAGTAAAAACTATTGAGCAACTAAAGTCTGTCCAATTCATTATACGTCCTCACCCTGCGACGGATCCCAGTTTTTGGTATGAAAATTTTGGAAAATATCCAAATTGTCATATTATTAGAAAAGGGCCTGTTGAGCCTTGGATTCATGCTTCAAGATGTGTTGTGACGATGGGATGTACTGTTGGAACACAATCTTTGCTGGCTGGCACACCATTAATTGAAATCATTTCTCCAGATGGTAAGCAACATGGAACAGCAAGTCATCTAATCAATGAAAAAGCACTAAATTCTAGCGAACTTTCTAACTATATAAAGTTATTTTTAAAGGATGGTCTCAGACAAAAACATGACAAACAGATGCTCGAAGAAAGTTGGCAAAATACTCAAATTAGTAGTACCGAATGCTTCTCTAAAATAATCAATCGTCTTTCGTCATCTATACCAAAACCTAAAGCTAAATTTACACCTGGCCCTTTCTTGTTTGATAATGCTAAGTGGAACTATGTACCTACTTTGCAAGAAATCAAGTCTAAGGCTGATCAGGCCTCAATGGCAATGGGATTGCCTTTTATCAATGTTAATAAAGTTAGTACAGGCGTTTGGCACCTAACTCCACTCCCAACCTAA
- a CDS encoding Gfo/Idh/MocA family protein, whose translation MNGKLSVLLVGLGNIGCKYDLHESLIENNHEITSSIRTHASAVFTHRNTELKAAVDPSVEARSDFEKKYLLKAYCHIEECAKAFGQKDFDLIIICVPTEYQLKTIKEILDRFEPKGLLLEKPIGISFAESRRISNIINKSNVKHVGVNYIRRYLPAVIQTKEFISKMKLGKFINGTIKYGKGIRTNGSHFVNLAEYWVGSLKCMIKIKNDNCLIDYDEERTLLLMPIDNPMGHILVQSFGSLPIKAGIVDLWFENGRIVWEEGGETITIWDYELKEDGYYALKLKPKIIETDISHYQYYVLDTIINEILEKTSQGISCTLEEAMSTMHLIDETSAPNSQPSGMRGRFKIN comes from the coding sequence ATGAACGGAAAATTAAGTGTACTACTTGTTGGGCTTGGAAATATAGGCTGCAAGTATGATTTACATGAGTCATTGATTGAAAATAACCACGAGATCACTTCTTCAATCAGAACACATGCTAGTGCGGTATTTACGCACAGAAACACAGAATTAAAGGCTGCAGTAGACCCATCAGTGGAAGCAAGAAGTGACTTTGAAAAAAAATATCTATTGAAAGCATATTGTCATATTGAGGAATGTGCCAAAGCATTCGGGCAAAAAGATTTTGATTTAATAATAATATGCGTACCTACTGAATATCAGCTTAAGACAATAAAAGAGATACTAGATAGATTTGAACCGAAGGGCTTACTGCTGGAGAAACCAATTGGCATATCGTTCGCAGAATCGAGAAGAATATCCAATATAATTAATAAAAGCAACGTTAAACATGTAGGGGTAAATTACATACGGAGATACTTACCAGCCGTGATACAAACAAAAGAATTTATAAGCAAAATGAAGTTGGGAAAGTTTATAAATGGGACAATCAAGTACGGGAAAGGGATAAGAACCAACGGCTCACATTTTGTGAATCTTGCGGAATATTGGGTAGGCTCATTAAAATGCATGATTAAAATCAAGAACGATAACTGCCTAATAGATTATGATGAAGAAAGAACGCTATTATTGATGCCCATAGATAATCCAATGGGACATATACTAGTACAAAGCTTTGGATCGTTGCCAATAAAAGCTGGGATAGTTGATTTATGGTTTGAAAATGGGAGAATCGTGTGGGAAGAGGGTGGAGAGACCATCACAATTTGGGACTATGAATTAAAAGAAGATGGGTACTACGCGCTGAAACTCAAACCCAAAATAATTGAGACTGATATATCTCACTATCAATATTATGTACTGGATACAATTATAAATGAAATTCTTGAGAAGACTTCGCAAGGTATATCGTGTACACTTGAAGAAGCTATGTCGACAATGCACCTTATTGATGAAACAAGTGCACCGAACAGCCAACCCTCTGGCATGCGAGGGAGGTTCAAAATTAATTGA
- a CDS encoding HisA/HisF-related TIM barrel protein, translating into MKFRVIPLALLSNGSNVVTSQHFSPWRTIGSLSQHLKLQVSRQADEIYIIDINSTVKNELISQRIFQLIHKQCDIPVAVGGGIKNVKHAEQYIQRGADKIILTGIFLDDPERVQEISNSIGFQSVALKLDFKYDEASSSLRLWDYRSKSYSSMSIDEVVRYLEKNPVGELVLTDVDKDGSMKGINFSLIQHFLGLDTPIVLSCGAGSPIDFLDAAKANLISGIAASSIFCYTEHTPCTIKQTLNSNGYNVRR; encoded by the coding sequence ATGAAATTTCGTGTTATTCCTTTAGCCCTTTTATCGAATGGCTCTAACGTTGTAACTAGTCAACATTTTAGTCCATGGAGGACAATTGGAAGTCTTTCTCAACATTTAAAGCTTCAAGTTTCTCGTCAAGCCGATGAAATATATATAATAGATATTAATTCAACAGTAAAAAATGAATTAATATCTCAAAGAATATTCCAATTGATTCATAAGCAATGCGATATTCCTGTAGCAGTAGGTGGAGGAATTAAGAATGTTAAACATGCAGAACAATACATACAACGAGGTGCTGATAAAATTATTTTAACAGGTATATTTTTAGATGATCCAGAACGTGTCCAAGAAATTTCTAATTCAATTGGATTCCAAAGTGTTGCTCTTAAGTTAGATTTTAAATACGATGAGGCTTCTTCCTCCCTACGTTTATGGGACTATAGATCTAAATCTTATTCATCTATGAGTATTGATGAAGTTGTCAGATACTTAGAAAAAAATCCAGTTGGCGAGCTAGTTCTTACAGATGTAGATAAGGATGGCTCTATGAAAGGAATTAATTTTTCACTAATTCAGCATTTTTTAGGTCTAGATACCCCTATAGTCCTAAGCTGTGGTGCTGGCAGTCCTATCGATTTTTTAGATGCTGCAAAAGCTAATCTAATTTCAGGAATAGCAGCTAGCTCAATTTTTTGCTATACAGAACATACACCATGTACAATCAAGCAAACCTTAAATTCTAATGGGTACAATGTAAGAAGATGA